A genomic window from Dechloromonas sp. A34 includes:
- a CDS encoding glycosyltransferase family 9 protein, with the protein MSDIASDSIRDILLIGVARIGDTLLLTPAMRALKQRYPAARLTVLAHPKRCEVLENLDFIDTLGPITKNTALLKGWLPGRQFDLAFVYGRDAALLRYALRCSQRVYCFADQELPAAADGRLFPVERSHGVHAVRERLALVEAAGVQASDWRLAYSVTPAERQAAEQLLAGRGALGRRPRVGLQAFSFPTKAHRDWPLENFSRLIERVLDAHPDALFLILGDAGAAVRAKPLAERFPAHVEVVAGNQSLRASAALMSLLDLYVGVDTGPTHIAGALGVPMVAMYHHLYPGANLAPLQNPQCTIVEHPATGHSATAATSGMEAIPADTITAHALEHLALAAAIGEKS; encoded by the coding sequence GTGAGCGATATCGCCAGCGACTCGATTCGCGACATTCTGTTGATCGGCGTCGCCCGCATCGGCGACACCCTGCTGTTGACGCCGGCGATGCGGGCGCTGAAGCAGCGCTATCCGGCGGCCCGGCTGACCGTCCTGGCCCATCCGAAACGCTGCGAAGTCCTGGAGAACCTCGATTTCATCGACACGCTGGGCCCCATAACCAAAAACACCGCGTTGCTGAAGGGCTGGCTGCCTGGTCGACAATTCGATCTGGCCTTTGTCTATGGCCGTGACGCCGCATTGCTACGTTATGCCCTGCGTTGTTCGCAGCGGGTCTATTGCTTTGCCGACCAGGAACTTCCGGCGGCAGCCGACGGCCGCCTGTTCCCTGTCGAACGATCGCATGGTGTGCACGCTGTGCGAGAGAGACTGGCGCTCGTCGAAGCCGCCGGCGTACAGGCGAGTGACTGGCGTCTGGCCTATAGCGTGACGCCGGCAGAAAGGCAGGCTGCCGAACAGCTGCTTGCCGGGCGCGGCGCGCTCGGGCGGCGTCCCCGGGTCGGCCTGCAGGCCTTCAGCTTTCCGACCAAGGCTCACCGCGACTGGCCCCTGGAAAACTTTTCCCGGCTCATCGAGCGGGTTCTGGATGCGCATCCGGACGCCCTGTTCCTGATCCTCGGCGATGCCGGTGCGGCAGTTCGGGCCAAGCCGCTGGCCGAACGTTTTCCGGCGCATGTCGAGGTTGTCGCCGGCAACCAGTCGTTGCGCGCCAGCGCCGCCTTGATGAGCCTTCTCGATCTCTATGTCGGTGTCGATACCGGGCCCACCCATATCGCCGGAGCGCTCGGCGTGCCGATGGTGGCGATGTATCACCATCTCTATCCCGGCGCCAACCTCGCGCCCTTGCAGAATCCGCAGTGCACCATCGTCGAGCATCCCGCCACCGGTCACTCCGCTACTGCCGCGACGTCCGGCATGGAAGCGATCCCGGCCGATACCATTACCGCTCATGCGCTGGAACACCTGGCGTTGGCGGCTGCAATCGGCGAAAAGTCCTAA
- the asnB gene encoding asparagine synthase (glutamine-hydrolyzing) encodes MCGILGYLDSARRPGAWRLDAAVGALHHRGPDDSGTWLGGGVGLGFVRLSIIDLSPAGHQPMLSPDGRYTIVFNGEIYNFPELRSQLEAAGERFVGHSDTEVLLRLFQRLGLEGCVARLRGMFAFAVWDSSEHTLSVVRDRLGVKPLVYAETANGFAFASEIGSLFELVPDLSRRVDPTAIDHYLTYQYVPSPRTGFAAIRKLPPAHAMVVRDGRIERCFRYWDIDPTQRSQLSFAEAAEALREQVLEATRLRMVADVPLGAFLSGGVDSSITVAAMARQRGDAIKTYAIGFEDEGLDESRYAREVARHLGTDHHEAICRPDAVALLPQLIGQLGEPFADNSILPTYYVAEFARRDVTVALTGDGGDEAFAGYRRHLHLDRVDRLEGRGLLPAWRGLRRATVALENGLRRGGRKRAFPHAVGDQILTLPPLERFRHLVAYFPEAEKAGLLVPAFRAAIEEDSLASLQAAWDRSAGQSDRLNRWLYVDSQTYLPDDILAKVDIASMAVSLECRSPFLDHRVVEFAASLPAAYKLGPRGRGKHLLKSAFADWFPAGFLDRKKMGFSAPTGRWLREDLQPMLRHSLLGSPALQGWLQPATVNRLVDDHLSGRASHAKRLWSLLCLALWVERFGVVG; translated from the coding sequence ATGTGCGGCATTCTCGGCTATCTCGATTCCGCCCGCAGGCCCGGTGCCTGGCGCCTCGATGCGGCGGTCGGCGCACTCCATCATCGCGGTCCGGACGACTCCGGTACCTGGCTGGGCGGCGGGGTCGGCCTTGGTTTCGTCCGCCTCTCCATCATCGACCTGTCGCCGGCCGGCCATCAGCCGATGCTCAGCCCGGACGGTCGCTACACCATCGTCTTCAACGGCGAGATCTACAACTTTCCGGAACTGCGTAGCCAACTCGAAGCGGCGGGCGAGCGCTTTGTCGGTCATTCCGATACCGAGGTCCTGCTCCGGCTCTTCCAGCGCCTCGGCCTCGAGGGCTGCGTCGCCCGTCTGCGCGGCATGTTCGCCTTTGCCGTTTGGGATAGCAGCGAGCACACGCTGTCCGTGGTCCGCGACCGCCTCGGCGTCAAGCCGCTGGTCTATGCCGAGACCGCCAACGGTTTCGCCTTCGCTTCCGAGATCGGCAGCCTGTTCGAACTGGTGCCGGATCTTTCGCGCCGGGTCGATCCGACCGCCATCGACCATTACCTGACCTACCAGTACGTGCCTTCGCCGCGCACCGGTTTTGCGGCGATCCGCAAGCTGCCGCCGGCGCACGCCATGGTTGTCCGCGACGGGCGCATCGAGCGCTGTTTCCGTTACTGGGACATCGATCCGACGCAGCGCAGCCAGCTTTCCTTCGCCGAGGCGGCCGAAGCGCTGCGCGAGCAGGTCCTCGAAGCCACGCGTCTGCGCATGGTGGCCGACGTGCCGCTCGGCGCTTTTCTTTCCGGCGGCGTCGATTCCAGCATCACGGTGGCCGCGATGGCCCGCCAGCGCGGCGATGCGATCAAGACCTATGCCATCGGTTTCGAAGACGAAGGCCTCGACGAGTCGCGCTATGCCCGCGAGGTCGCCCGTCATCTCGGCACCGACCACCATGAGGCGATCTGCCGTCCCGACGCCGTGGCGCTGCTGCCGCAGCTGATCGGACAGCTCGGCGAGCCTTTTGCCGACAACTCCATCCTGCCGACCTACTACGTCGCCGAATTCGCTCGCCGCGACGTCACCGTTGCCTTGACCGGCGATGGCGGCGACGAAGCTTTCGCCGGTTATCGCCGTCACCTCCATCTCGACCGCGTCGACCGGCTTGAGGGACGTGGCCTGCTGCCCGCCTGGCGCGGCCTGCGCCGGGCCACGGTGGCGCTCGAGAACGGCCTGCGGCGGGGCGGGCGCAAGCGCGCTTTCCCGCATGCGGTCGGCGACCAGATACTGACCCTGCCGCCGCTCGAACGCTTCCGCCATCTCGTCGCCTACTTCCCGGAAGCCGAGAAGGCCGGGCTGCTCGTGCCAGCCTTCCGCGCCGCCATCGAGGAAGACTCGCTGGCTTCGCTCCAGGCCGCCTGGGACCGCAGCGCCGGCCAGAGCGATCGGCTCAACCGCTGGCTCTACGTCGATAGCCAGACCTACCTGCCAGACGACATCCTGGCCAAGGTGGACATCGCCAGCATGGCCGTCTCGCTTGAATGCCGCTCGCCCTTCCTCGACCATCGCGTCGTCGAGTTCGCCGCCAGCCTGCCCGCCGCTTACAAGCTGGGGCCACGTGGACGGGGCAAACACCTGCTGAAGAGCGCTTTTGCCGACTGGTTTCCAGCGGGTTTCCTCGACCGCAAGAAAATGGGCTTTTCGGCGCCGACCGGGCGCTGGTTGCGCGAAGATCTGCAACCGATGTTGCGCCACAGCCTGCTCGGCTCCCCGGCCTTGCAAGGCTGGCTCCAGCCAGCCACGGTAAACCGGCTGGTCGATGATCACCTGAGCGGCCGCGCCTCGCACGCCAAGCGTCTCTGGTCGCTGCTCTGCCTGGCGCTGTGGGTCGAGCGTTTCGGAGTCGTTGGGTGA